The following proteins are co-located in the Deltaproteobacteria bacterium HGW-Deltaproteobacteria-2 genome:
- a CDS encoding integrase, with protein MPQTNKELPDRISRLRRKFSSCKIDSLIFFNMNNIRYLSGFTGSEGVLLISSDETNLLVDGRYITQAGMETKGLRVIEHKDKIEGIIQAIKKLKLKRIGFEENSITLGMYNQLTNHVHHGVFVALNDELKLLRAYKDKTEIALMKKAAEISSSSIRSLIGKIKPGFTEKEVALELELQARRAGADELAFGAIVAAGENAAFPHAKPTDRKIKKGDFVVIDFGVKYKGYCSDETCTIAFGKLTDRQKNAYQMVKNAHDRALSCLKANVLAADIDRCVRSVFGEKYVRYFVHGTGHGVGLEVHEAPRLASNSTDILKPNMVVTIEPGLYIPGLWGIRIEDTVLVKKNSCEKITKMDKELIIIE; from the coding sequence ATGCCACAAACCAATAAAGAATTACCGGATAGAATATCCCGCCTTCGGAGAAAATTTTCTTCCTGCAAAATAGATAGTCTAATATTTTTCAATATGAACAATATCCGTTACCTCTCCGGTTTTACAGGCAGTGAAGGTGTCCTTTTGATTAGTTCCGATGAAACAAATTTGCTTGTTGATGGCCGTTATATTACTCAGGCCGGCATGGAAACGAAAGGTCTGCGGGTTATAGAACACAAGGATAAAATTGAAGGAATCATTCAGGCGATAAAGAAACTTAAACTAAAACGCATTGGTTTTGAAGAGAATTCGATAACCCTTGGAATGTACAATCAATTGACGAACCATGTGCATCATGGAGTATTTGTTGCTTTAAATGATGAATTGAAATTGCTTCGAGCATACAAAGACAAAACAGAAATAGCGCTGATGAAAAAAGCCGCGGAAATTTCCTCTTCTTCCATTCGCTCACTGATAGGTAAAATAAAACCAGGTTTTACGGAAAAGGAAGTGGCGCTGGAATTGGAACTTCAAGCGCGAAGAGCCGGCGCTGATGAACTCGCGTTTGGAGCGATTGTTGCCGCGGGGGAAAACGCCGCATTTCCCCATGCTAAACCAACGGATAGAAAAATAAAAAAAGGAGATTTTGTTGTTATCGATTTTGGCGTTAAGTATAAGGGCTATTGCTCGGATGAAACCTGTACAATTGCTTTTGGGAAATTGACAGACAGGCAAAAAAATGCTTATCAAATGGTGAAAAACGCTCATGATCGGGCGCTATCTTGTCTTAAAGCAAACGTTTTAGCGGCCGATATTGATCGGTGTGTCCGAAGCGTTTTTGGAGAAAAATACGTCCGGTACTTTGTTCATGGTACAGGGCATGGTGTGGGTTTAGAAGTTCATGAAGCGCCACGCCTGGCCTCCAATTCCACTGATATTTTAAAGCCAAATATGGTTGTAACTATTGAACCTGGTTTGTATATCCCGGGGCTTTGGGGCATACGAATCGAAGATACAGTGCTGGTGAAAAAAAATAGTTGCGAAAAGATTACAAAAATGGATAAAGAACTTATCATTATAGAATAA
- a CDS encoding dUTP diphosphatase, translated as MEKIKVNIQKISGNENLPLPQYMTDQAAGMDIFAAVFEEEIILPGQRKKIPTGIAIALPEGYEAQIRPRSGLALKNGITLLNSPGTIDADYRGEIALIVINHGKEPFVVKRGMRLAQMVVQKVFQVDWIETSELENTSRGNGGFGHT; from the coding sequence ATGGAAAAAATAAAAGTAAATATCCAAAAAATATCGGGTAATGAAAACCTTCCCTTGCCTCAATATATGACAGATCAGGCCGCCGGAATGGACATATTTGCCGCCGTATTTGAAGAAGAGATTATTTTGCCCGGTCAACGTAAGAAAATTCCAACGGGAATTGCCATAGCTTTGCCCGAAGGTTACGAAGCGCAGATAAGACCGCGCAGCGGTCTGGCCTTAAAAAATGGAATAACCTTGCTTAATTCACCGGGTACGATTGATGCTGATTATCGCGGAGAAATTGCATTGATTGTTATTAATCACGGAAAAGAACCATTCGTTGTTAAAAGAGGTATGCGTTTGGCGCAAATGGTTGTGCAGAAAGTTTTTCAGGTGGATTGGATCGAAACTTCGGAACTGGAAAATACATCCAGAGGCAATGGCGGATTCGGTCACACCTGA
- a CDS encoding cell division protein FtsB, which yields MKIGRYLVGFLLLMALLITFGNRGFVDNYLMSKRLAQLKLQNNEITMENDELKKKILLLRNDSSYIEAMARNELGMVKKGDVVYRWAK from the coding sequence ATGAAGATAGGAAGATATCTTGTTGGTTTTTTGCTGCTCATGGCGCTTTTGATAACGTTTGGCAACAGGGGATTTGTTGATAACTATCTAATGAGTAAACGATTGGCTCAATTGAAGTTGCAAAACAATGAAATAACTATGGAGAACGATGAATTAAAAAAGAAGATACTTTTATTACGTAACGATTCCAGTTACATAGAAGCAATGGCCCGAAATGAATTAGGTATGGTTAAAAAAGGAGATGTTGTTTACCGGTGGGCAAAATGA
- a CDS encoding translation initiation factor IF-2, with protein sequence MPKKRVHEVAKELGLENKVLIAHLEKIGIAVKTASSSLDESEVERIKKALLATEHRETVEERIKSTVIRRRTVRTFIEAPVEEVPEKKEEQPETVLAEKPEEVPSKQPTEKTDKVKKEEPPETPVSEIEAVSAQPKEQAPKGEKTTQHKEQTHPKEQIPKVETTAPINVPPTAAAPAAPAVPDKTVAEKIKHPPLVPAKPAVVTKHKIIQSETSKAFPPKAPLKPGEKIAIPLPEKPKKKGKATVEVFIEEEKVVPLRKILEKKIEKRLQKHNEEDEVSFVKWRDSKKVVPTKMKKTEITVPKAIKRRIKVGETIAVGDLAKRMGVKVSEVINKLMAMDVMATINQAIDYDIATIIANEFGFQVEQANLEFNESMLKTSDVPANLKPRAPVVTIMGHVDHGKTSLLDVIRQSNVIDGEAGGITQAIGAYHVHINGRDIVFLDTPGHEAFTAMRARGAQVTDIVVLVVAADDGVMGQTIEAINHSKVAGVPIIVAINKIDKPGADPEKIKQSLMEHGLLSEQLGGETIFCEVSAKKKINIEELLEMILLQADVMELKADPDLPARGIIIEAKLDRGRGPVATVLIQEGTLREGDSFVSKTEFGRVRAMINDQGRRIKEAGPSMPVEVIGFSSVPQTGAEFFCVEDEKKARGISDYWLRKIREKEISSFSKVTLDQLYQRIKEGVKDCNVIIKADVQGSIEAISDALNKLSTDDIKLKIIHSSTGAISETDVMLASASGAIIIGFNVRPDARVVEIAQQEGVEIKLYDIIYNVISDVRAAMEGLLEPEYKEIVQGRAEVRELFKVPKVGTIAGCLVTDGKITRSGNLKLVRDSVVVFDGKIMSLKRFKDDAREVQAGTECGISIEGFNDIHLGDVIESYITETLEKKLE encoded by the coding sequence ATGCCGAAAAAGCGAGTTCATGAAGTAGCCAAAGAGCTGGGCTTGGAAAATAAAGTGCTGATTGCTCATCTGGAAAAAATTGGCATTGCTGTTAAAACCGCTTCCTCTTCTTTGGACGAGAGCGAAGTGGAAAGAATAAAAAAAGCGTTGTTGGCTACTGAACATCGCGAAACCGTGGAAGAGAGAATAAAATCAACGGTAATTAGGCGTCGTACCGTCCGCACTTTCATTGAGGCGCCAGTCGAAGAAGTTCCTGAGAAAAAAGAAGAACAACCGGAGACGGTTTTGGCAGAAAAACCGGAGGAAGTACCTTCAAAACAACCGACGGAAAAAACTGATAAAGTTAAAAAAGAAGAGCCGCCTGAAACTCCTGTTTCTGAAATCGAGGCAGTTTCCGCTCAACCCAAAGAACAAGCGCCAAAAGGTGAAAAAACAACTCAGCACAAAGAGCAAACTCATCCTAAAGAACAAATACCGAAAGTTGAAACAACAGCGCCAATTAACGTCCCGCCAACGGCCGCGGCGCCAGCAGCACCGGCAGTACCAGATAAAACTGTGGCGGAGAAAATTAAACATCCGCCACTCGTTCCTGCAAAGCCGGCGGTAGTTACTAAACATAAAATAATCCAGTCGGAAACAAGCAAGGCATTTCCACCAAAAGCCCCTCTAAAACCCGGCGAAAAAATAGCCATTCCTCTGCCGGAAAAACCGAAGAAGAAAGGCAAAGCCACGGTCGAGGTGTTTATTGAAGAGGAAAAAGTAGTACCTCTCCGCAAGATTTTAGAGAAAAAAATAGAAAAGAGATTACAAAAGCATAATGAAGAAGATGAAGTAAGTTTTGTCAAATGGCGGGACAGCAAAAAAGTTGTTCCTACCAAAATGAAAAAGACAGAAATTACCGTTCCGAAGGCAATTAAAAGGCGTATCAAGGTTGGAGAAACAATTGCAGTTGGTGATTTAGCTAAAAGAATGGGAGTTAAGGTAAGCGAAGTAATCAACAAATTGATGGCTATGGATGTTATGGCCACCATTAATCAAGCTATAGATTATGACATTGCCACAATTATAGCAAATGAATTCGGTTTCCAGGTTGAACAGGCGAACTTGGAATTTAACGAATCCATGTTAAAAACTTCAGACGTTCCGGCAAACCTCAAACCGCGGGCTCCGGTCGTGACTATTATGGGGCACGTTGATCATGGGAAAACTTCCCTTTTAGATGTAATAAGGCAGTCAAATGTAATTGATGGCGAAGCTGGTGGAATTACACAGGCTATTGGTGCTTATCACGTTCACATCAATGGACGCGACATAGTTTTTCTGGACACGCCTGGCCATGAAGCATTTACAGCAATGCGGGCGCGTGGAGCACAGGTAACCGATATAGTTGTTTTGGTTGTGGCCGCCGATGATGGCGTAATGGGACAAACCATTGAAGCCATTAATCACTCCAAGGTTGCCGGGGTGCCGATTATTGTGGCGATAAACAAAATTGATAAGCCCGGCGCTGACCCCGAAAAAATAAAACAATCTCTCATGGAACACGGTCTTTTATCCGAACAATTGGGAGGTGAGACAATTTTCTGCGAGGTTTCCGCTAAAAAGAAAATTAATATTGAAGAATTGCTGGAGATGATCTTACTGCAAGCCGATGTTATGGAGTTAAAAGCCGATCCGGATCTTCCGGCGCGCGGTATTATTATTGAGGCTAAATTGGATCGCGGCCGCGGTCCTGTAGCGACGGTTTTAATTCAGGAAGGAACGCTCAGAGAAGGCGATTCCTTTGTTTCTAAAACTGAATTTGGCCGTGTGCGGGCGATGATTAATGATCAGGGACGACGCATCAAAGAAGCCGGACCTTCCATGCCGGTGGAAGTAATCGGGTTTTCCAGTGTCCCTCAAACCGGGGCGGAATTTTTCTGCGTTGAAGATGAGAAGAAAGCGCGTGGCATTTCCGATTATTGGTTGAGAAAAATAAGAGAAAAAGAAATATCCAGTTTTTCTAAAGTTACTTTAGATCAGCTCTATCAAAGAATAAAAGAAGGTGTAAAAGACTGCAATGTAATTATCAAGGCCGACGTGCAAGGGTCAATAGAGGCGATTTCCGATGCTTTGAATAAACTTTCGACGGATGATATAAAACTAAAAATTATCCATAGTTCCACCGGCGCTATCAGCGAAACGGATGTCATGCTGGCCTCCGCTTCCGGGGCAATTATTATCGGATTTAATGTGAGACCCGACGCGCGGGTAGTGGAAATTGCCCAGCAGGAAGGCGTAGAAATCAAGCTCTATGATATTATTTACAATGTTATTTCCGATGTACGGGCAGCGATGGAAGGTCTGCTGGAACCGGAATATAAAGAAATCGTTCAGGGACGGGCGGAAGTACGTGAGCTTTTCAAAGTGCCTAAAGTCGGCACTATTGCCGGATGCCTGGTAACCGACGGAAAGATTACGCGTTCAGGAAACCTGAAACTTGTCCGTGACAGTGTGGTGGTTTTCGATGGTAAAATTATGTCATTGAAGAGATTCAAGGATGATGCCAGAGAAGTGCAGGCTGGTACTGAATGCGGCATCAGCATTGAAGGATTTAACGATATTCACCTGGGTGATGTAATTGAATCTTATATAACAGAAACACTGGAAAAGAAGTTGGAGTAA
- a CDS encoding 30S ribosomal protein S15, whose translation MLNTEKRKTVISDYRLHEKDTGSPEVQIALLSARIEYLTEHFKEHKKDHHSRRGLLKLVGQRRRLLNYIKENDIERYRNVIKRLGLRK comes from the coding sequence GTGTTAAATACGGAGAAAAGGAAAACAGTAATTTCAGATTATCGACTTCATGAAAAGGATACGGGATCCCCTGAAGTCCAGATTGCTCTTTTAAGCGCCAGAATAGAATATTTAACGGAGCATTTTAAAGAGCATAAAAAAGATCATCATTCTCGTCGCGGTCTGCTCAAACTGGTTGGTCAGAGAAGAAGGCTTCTCAATTACATTAAAGAGAATGATATAGAAAGATACAGAAATGTTATTAAGCGTCTAGGCCTCAGGAAGTAA
- a CDS encoding XRE family transcriptional regulator, producing MVDNINKNHVKKFRETIPLSISELARKAGLTPQTIAKMEKGLSTRKNSELKVAKALQKPYEEVFP from the coding sequence ATGGTAGATAATATCAATAAAAATCACGTAAAAAAATTTCGAGAAACAATTCCTCTGAGTATATCTGAATTGGCGAGAAAGGCGGGATTGACCCCGCAAACAATCGCTAAAATGGAGAAAGGTTTGTCTACTAGAAAGAATTCTGAATTGAAAGTAGCCAAAGCATTGCAGAAACCGTATGAAGAAGTGTTCCCTTGA
- a CDS encoding pilus assembly protein PilM → MLNLKEIFSRKKSLVGLDIGSSSLKLGEVVSSSHGPVLNRFLQVPLTKGIIIDGVLADSSALSLKIKELFKNSGCKHKGIVTSLAGSSVIIKKVTLDQMNEAELRDLIHDEAGKYLPFDNMEEVNYDFQILGDNNYNPNQMDIMIVAAKKDVVSSYLEAITAAGLNVMIMDVAPFVLETVYEANYEFDNDETAVIINIGASTTGINVIKGGMSIFTRDFALAGNAITESLQEKYKLTFEEAEKIKIEGLPNGSEEDNLDLKNSILEFTKPICLEIERSIDYFHSTFGGEYIKRVLLSGGSAKISNLVTSLSEKLNVRIELINPFLKIGYNKRNIDAKNIESIKPIAAAVIGLGLRKIGDK, encoded by the coding sequence ATGCTAAACTTAAAAGAAATTTTTTCACGTAAAAAGAGCCTGGTTGGTTTAGATATCGGTTCAAGTTCTTTAAAACTGGGTGAAGTCGTCAGTAGCTCTCATGGGCCTGTTCTTAACCGCTTCCTTCAGGTTCCCTTAACCAAGGGTATAATTATCGATGGTGTTTTGGCTGATTCCAGTGCATTATCTTTAAAAATTAAAGAACTCTTCAAAAATTCTGGTTGCAAACACAAAGGAATAGTAACCTCTCTTGCTGGAAGCTCAGTCATTATAAAAAAAGTAACATTGGATCAAATGAATGAAGCAGAATTGCGTGATTTGATCCATGATGAAGCAGGCAAATATTTGCCTTTTGATAATATGGAAGAGGTTAATTATGACTTCCAGATTTTGGGCGATAATAACTATAACCCTAATCAAATGGATATTATGATTGTGGCTGCAAAAAAAGATGTGGTTAGTAGTTATCTTGAGGCAATCACAGCCGCCGGCCTTAATGTTATGATTATGGATGTCGCTCCTTTTGTTTTGGAAACTGTGTATGAAGCTAATTATGAATTTGATAACGATGAAACTGCTGTAATTATAAATATCGGAGCGAGTACTACCGGCATCAATGTTATTAAGGGCGGCATGTCAATATTTACGAGAGATTTTGCTTTGGCCGGAAACGCTATTACTGAAAGTTTGCAGGAAAAATATAAGTTGACTTTTGAGGAAGCAGAAAAAATCAAAATAGAAGGTTTGCCCAACGGCAGTGAAGAAGATAACCTGGATTTAAAAAACAGCATTCTGGAGTTTACCAAGCCTATTTGCTTGGAAATCGAAAGGTCCATAGATTATTTTCATTCAACTTTTGGCGGCGAATACATTAAGCGCGTATTGCTTTCCGGTGGATCGGCTAAAATTTCCAATTTGGTTACAAGTTTATCAGAAAAGCTTAATGTGAGAATTGAATTAATCAATCCGTTTTTAAAAATTGGCTATAATAAAAGAAACATTGACGCAAAGAATATAGAAAGCATTAAACCAATTGCAGCAGCAGTTATAGGTTTAGGCTTAAGGAAGATAGGCGACAAATGA
- a CDS encoding ribosome-binding factor A, whose amino-acid sequence MKFKRADRVAELIRAEMSDIIIREVKDPRLHSVTITDVKVADDLRNAKIYFVEMGKDECSPEIKAGLTQAAGFIRRELGKRMRLRYVPELSFVHDQSFGYGNRIENLLAQIAKQEEKND is encoded by the coding sequence ATGAAATTTAAAAGAGCTGACAGAGTAGCCGAATTGATCAGGGCGGAGATGTCGGACATTATTATAAGGGAGGTAAAGGACCCCCGTTTGCATTCAGTTACCATAACAGACGTGAAAGTAGCCGATGATCTGCGTAACGCCAAGATTTATTTTGTCGAAATGGGAAAGGACGAATGCTCACCCGAGATCAAGGCCGGTTTGACTCAGGCAGCTGGTTTTATCCGCCGTGAGTTGGGAAAAAGAATGCGGCTGCGTTACGTGCCGGAGCTTTCTTTTGTTCATGACCAGTCTTTTGGATACGGTAATCGCATTGAAAATTTACTGGCTCAGATAGCGAAACAGGAAGAAAAAAATGATTAA
- a CDS encoding polyribonucleotide nucleotidyltransferase: MSNVFSADFAGRNISLKANYVAAQADGSILVYYGDTVVLVTAVSLKSIREGVDFLPLTVDYQEMTFAAGKIPGGFFKREGRPNEREILTSRVIDRAIRPLFSKGYYSETQLVATLLSVDKENDPDVASMIGASAALGISDIPFKGPIAGVRVGRINGELVANASPEKMKESEMNLFLVGRKVTPGKSGHPYDVELVMMEGEAKEIPEDIIVDAIKFGLEAVRPVIDLQDQMQAAIGKVKRPVEEVAPDEELIARVRTEALPGLKEGYSLPRKLERYSKLGDVRAAVIKNIGGDDAALGKKVAAIIEHLESRILRDMIIQEKKRIDGRSSTDIRPISSEVGVLPRAHGSALFNRGETQALAALTLGTSSDEQRMDYVGGEETRTFLLHYNFPPFSVGEAKGQRSPGRREIGHGALARKALVPVLPDPETFPYTIRIVSEILSSNGSSSMATVCGGILCLMDGGVPVKDIVAGIAMGLLKEGDEVVILSDILGDEDHAGDMDFKVCGTEKGVTAMQMDIKIDGLTEDILRKALAQAREGRIHIIGKIRETMTAPRADTSKYAPRITTVKVKEDQVRNVIGSGGKNIRQIISETGVTIDVEDDGTVTIASADAEAAARAVAMVKWLTEEAEVGKIYRGTVKKIVDFGAFVEILPGTEGLLHISQIAKERIAKVTDVLQEGDEVMVKVLEIDKSGKIRLSRKEALDAEVK; encoded by the coding sequence ATGAGTAATGTATTTAGTGCGGATTTCGCCGGGCGGAATATTTCCCTGAAAGCGAATTATGTGGCCGCGCAAGCTGATGGGTCGATACTGGTTTACTACGGCGACACAGTCGTTTTAGTTACGGCGGTTTCGTTAAAAAGTATACGGGAAGGGGTGGACTTTCTGCCCTTGACTGTTGATTATCAGGAAATGACTTTTGCCGCTGGTAAAATTCCCGGAGGATTTTTTAAGCGTGAAGGGCGTCCTAACGAAAGAGAAATTCTGACGTCGCGCGTTATTGATCGCGCGATTCGTCCTTTGTTCTCCAAAGGATACTATTCGGAAACGCAATTAGTGGCCACTCTTTTGTCCGTGGATAAAGAAAACGACCCGGATGTCGCGTCAATGATCGGCGCGTCCGCCGCTCTGGGAATATCGGATATTCCTTTTAAAGGACCGATTGCCGGCGTGCGTGTCGGCAGGATCAATGGCGAATTGGTTGCCAATGCTTCGCCGGAAAAAATGAAGGAAAGCGAGATGAACCTTTTCCTGGTGGGACGCAAAGTCACGCCCGGAAAGTCAGGCCATCCCTATGATGTGGAACTGGTCATGATGGAAGGCGAAGCCAAAGAGATTCCGGAAGATATCATTGTTGATGCCATTAAATTCGGACTGGAGGCTGTCCGTCCGGTCATTGATTTACAGGATCAGATGCAGGCGGCTATCGGCAAAGTCAAAAGACCGGTGGAAGAAGTCGCGCCGGATGAAGAGCTTATTGCGCGAGTGCGTACCGAAGCCCTGCCGGGTTTGAAAGAAGGATACAGTCTGCCGCGCAAACTGGAACGTTACAGTAAACTGGGTGACGTCCGTGCGGCTGTTATAAAAAATATCGGTGGAGATGACGCGGCTCTTGGCAAAAAAGTTGCGGCGATTATCGAGCACCTCGAATCACGCATTCTGCGCGATATGATTATTCAGGAAAAGAAAAGAATCGACGGTCGGTCTTCAACCGACATTCGTCCAATAAGTTCGGAAGTCGGCGTGCTGCCGCGCGCTCACGGTTCGGCCCTGTTCAATCGTGGTGAAACGCAGGCATTGGCCGCTCTCACGTTGGGCACATCCTCTGATGAACAGCGCATGGACTATGTGGGTGGTGAGGAGACAAGAACGTTTTTACTGCACTACAATTTCCCTCCCTTCAGTGTGGGCGAGGCAAAAGGTCAGCGCAGTCCCGGCAGAAGAGAAATCGGCCATGGTGCTTTGGCCCGCAAGGCCTTGGTTCCCGTGCTGCCCGATCCTGAAACATTCCCTTATACCATCCGGATTGTTTCGGAAATTTTATCATCCAACGGATCGTCTTCTATGGCCACCGTTTGCGGCGGCATTTTATGTTTGATGGACGGCGGAGTTCCGGTGAAGGATATCGTCGCGGGAATTGCCATGGGGCTTCTCAAGGAAGGCGATGAAGTCGTGATTCTGTCCGACATTCTGGGCGATGAAGATCATGCCGGCGATATGGATTTCAAGGTTTGCGGTACGGAAAAAGGCGTGACCGCCATGCAGATGGATATTAAAATTGACGGGCTTACGGAAGACATTCTGCGCAAGGCTCTGGCACAGGCGCGTGAAGGTCGTATTCATATCATAGGGAAAATACGCGAAACGATGACCGCGCCGAGAGCGGATACATCAAAATACGCTCCCCGTATTACAACAGTGAAAGTAAAAGAAGATCAGGTCAGAAACGTTATCGGTTCCGGTGGCAAGAATATCCGTCAAATTATCAGCGAGACAGGAGTTACCATTGATGTCGAAGATGACGGCACCGTAACGATTGCTTCCGCCGATGCCGAAGCGGCCGCCCGCGCCGTGGCGATGGTGAAATGGCTGACGGAAGAAGCGGAAGTTGGTAAGATTTACCGTGGCACGGTCAAGAAGATCGTCGATTTCGGCGCGTTTGTCGAAATTCTGCCCGGCACCGAAGGACTTCTGCATATCTCGCAGATTGCCAAAGAAAGAATCGCCAAGGTGACTGATGTGTTGCAGGAAGGCGATGAAGTCATGGTTAAAGTGCTGGAAATTGACAAATCCGGCAAGATTCGTCTTAGCCGCAAAGAAGCTCTGGACGCCGAAGTTAAATAG
- the truB gene encoding tRNA pseudouridine(55) synthase TruB, protein MMDGVIIIDKPAGKTSHDVVSAVKKILGVKKAGHTGTLDPMATGVLPVCLNEATKLASFLTEDNKEYRATMLLGVKTDTLDTEGKIIDQCDNIAVTEEKIRKIMMQMVGTIKQVPPAYSAVKHSGKPLYKWARSGVFFKVEPREVTIHSIVIEDISLPCITFRVVCSKGTYIRTLCSDVGDLLGCGACLCNLRRLKSGVFSEEMAVSLNNYEGDDKKNELSGKILPMAELLPLLTTIELEDNSAAKLRNGWQPSVEMMKEYDLPFLKAGDMIKFINNSGYLLAVAEMVAPVNKFSEFDGKRQAARIVRVFNNISK, encoded by the coding sequence ATGATGGATGGTGTGATAATCATTGATAAGCCGGCAGGTAAAACTTCACATGATGTTGTCAGTGCAGTGAAGAAAATCCTGGGTGTCAAGAAAGCCGGCCATACTGGAACGCTTGATCCGATGGCTACAGGGGTGCTTCCGGTATGCTTGAATGAGGCTACTAAGCTGGCAAGTTTTCTAACTGAAGACAACAAGGAATACCGGGCAACAATGCTATTGGGTGTGAAGACGGACACTTTAGATACCGAAGGTAAAATTATCGACCAATGCGATAATATTGCCGTAACCGAGGAAAAAATAAGAAAGATAATGATGCAGATGGTAGGAACCATTAAACAGGTCCCCCCTGCCTATTCCGCAGTTAAACATTCTGGTAAGCCTTTGTATAAATGGGCAAGAAGTGGTGTTTTTTTCAAGGTGGAACCGCGAGAGGTAACCATTCATAGTATTGTTATCGAAGATATTTCTTTGCCCTGTATAACTTTTCGGGTTGTCTGCTCAAAAGGGACATACATCAGGACCCTTTGTTCCGATGTTGGTGATTTGCTCGGATGTGGAGCATGTTTGTGTAACCTTCGCCGTTTGAAGAGCGGTGTTTTTTCCGAAGAAATGGCTGTTTCCTTGAACAATTATGAAGGTGATGATAAAAAAAATGAGCTTTCCGGAAAAATATTGCCAATGGCAGAATTGTTGCCTTTGCTGACCACAATTGAACTGGAGGATAATTCTGCGGCAAAACTGCGTAATGGTTGGCAGCCTTCTGTGGAAATGATGAAGGAATATGATCTTCCTTTTCTGAAAGCTGGAGATATGATAAAATTTATTAATAATAGCGGATATCTTTTGGCTGTTGCCGAAATGGTGGCACCGGTAAATAAATTTTCCGAATTCGATGGGAAAAGACAGGCGGCCAGAATTGTCCGTGTGTTTAACAATATTAGCAAGTAA
- a CDS encoding DUF503 domain-containing protein, with amino-acid sequence MVIGYGIINLRIHESGSLKEKRSVLNKILKRTQNEFNISIAETGKLDNYKMAEIGFAVVGNDSRYINGKVDHILRFINDLRAAEMLESKIEIMVVSSFLEAADERTSKYDEI; translated from the coding sequence ATGGTTATTGGCTACGGAATCATAAATCTACGAATCCACGAAAGCGGCTCGTTAAAAGAAAAAAGAAGCGTTTTGAACAAGATTTTAAAACGAACGCAAAATGAGTTTAATATATCAATCGCGGAAACAGGCAAGCTTGATAATTATAAGATGGCCGAAATAGGCTTTGCGGTTGTCGGCAATGATTCCAGATATATTAACGGAAAGGTTGATCATATACTAAGGTTTATCAATGATTTGCGAGCGGCAGAAATGTTAGAAAGCAAAATAGAAATTATGGTTGTTTCCAGTTTTCTGGAAGCGGCCGATGAAAGAACAAGCAAGTACGATGAAATTTAA